The Nostoc cf. commune SO-36 genomic sequence CATTTTGACTTGGAACAACAACCCAACTGATGATTCGAGTATTATTTGGAGTAATTTGCTGGAGATTCTTACCTGATAAATCAGAAAGATAGCCAATAGTAGCATCTTCGCCGTTGAGTTTTTTATCTGTGTTTGTGTCTTGGTCAATGATTCTATACAACCAAACTCTTGTGGTTGGCTTATCTGCCGCTTTTACCTCTAATAAATCAAAGGAGGTGATAATGGCTTTTTTCTTTAATAAAATATGAGCTTCACCATCTTGCTTACGATAAAAGATGATGTTATACAATGGGTTATTTCTGTCATAAGAACGGGAAAGTTTTAAATCAATTCCTTTATCTTCATTCTGCTCTCCAAGAGTAACAGGAATCATCAGATAATCTGATTGTTCCTTAATGATTAAATTGCCATAGACAAGATTTGCTTGTGGCTTCGATTTGTCAGTTGCTTTTGCCTGTTCTGCGTTTCTGCTCACAAAAGACCTACAGGAGAAACAAAGGGTTGCTACAATAATACCCGTAGTAATTTTATTTAAAAAATTATAATTTCTCATCAAATTCTCCTCGCAGGATATATTGCTGTCTTATTTTATTCCCTGCTGGAAAATTAGCTATGGTATTAATTTGATTTGATATTTGACAAAACAAGCTAACATAGCTGGGCTGATTTTGCTAAAAAATAAGTGAATTAGCCTAACTAAAGGATTTTAAGTTTATCCTAATCTTACAACTAGCTTCTCAAGCGTTAACTGCGGTACTAACTGCCAACACCGAAAATAATTACATAACATTGAAGAAGAATCAAGAATTCATAATTCAGAATCAAGATGCTATCCGCCAGTCGTACAGAATTCATTCTGAATTCTGACTCCTGACTCCTGAATTCTGATTGATAAAATACCAAAAACCTGGTCAAGGTTAACCAGGTTTTATAGAGTTCACAGTTTTCAAATTGTTAAACTAATTACGTAGTTGAAAATTAATAACTAAGGTGGACTAAAAAACTAACAAACTCAGCATTACTGCGTTTTTCCGCTTTAGGATTTGGCTTTACCTTTTACATCAGGTCTTTTGCCACTTTTCTAATATTTGGTATGCTGAAATTCGCTTGGGCTGATGACAAGGGGACACTAAGTCATTGACCCTTTTTGTTTGGTTTTATTTTTTTGGTGTCCTACTATTTAAATTAGCACTTAGTTTGTCAGTTGCAACCCTTGGTTTACTAAAGTTGACGTTTTGTTAGATTTTGTAATCTAGAACTATAAGTTTGATCCCCAAGCCTCTTTTTAAGAAAGTTGAGGGAATCTTGAAGAGATAAGCATCGCTAACCAAACTGTATTGTCACCAATTCCACATAATCTGATTGTCATCCAGATAGTCAGTAACAATACGTCTAATGGCATTAATTTCTGCCAATTTGACGGCAGAAAGGTTTGTCTAGTGCTTGTTTAGGATAACGCGCTCTCAGGATGTCTGATGACAAGCTGTTACGAGTCTAGGCATTTGTTTGTAGTTGAGCAATCAACAAATGCAAAGCTAACTGAGCAAAGGTACAATATGATTAGCGAAAACTTTTGTGGCATAATCCACGCGATATCTGGCAGCCCTCCGGGTTCGGAGGTTCGCAAGACGCTCGTTCGCTCTTAGCGTCTCCCCTTCTCCCAAAGAGAGAGGCTAGCGCCTGCCGTAGGATGCTCGAAGGGCTGTAGGGAGAAGACTGCAACACGTCTACGCGTACATTAGATAAAGCTTCAGCGACAATTCGCTCAGAGTGTCCTTTACCATAAACTTTAGCACTATCAATTGTTGTCATACCAGCTTCAAATGCTGCTCAGATTCTTTTAATCGAGTTAGCATACTCAATTTCTACCCACATTTTTTGCCAGCTTGCTAAGTTCTCATTGCAATGGGTGTGATTTTGACATTAGAAATATCAAGCGTAGGCGTAGCCCGTCGTAGACATCACTTTCTCATAATTGCTTCCTAATTCATCACCTTAGACAGGTTCATACTTTATCGGTTTTAACTTCAAATTAAATCAGAGTTACAGTAGATGCTGATGGAATTGATTACAACTTCTCATGCTCTCAAAGAATGGGCAGTCGCCGTAAATGCCTTGGAAAGTGGCAAAACAATTATGCTACTCCGCAAAGGCGGTATCCATGAACGAAATGGACATTTCCAAGTTGCCCACAAGCAAGTTTTGCTTTACCCTACTTATGAACATCAGCAAGCTTTCATGCTGAAATCTGAGTATGCCGATAGCGTCTATCCCGTAACATCAGGTTGGCATCCTGAAACAGTTCGCATCGGCAGTTGGGCTGAAATTACGGATATTTTGCCAGTGAGTGACGAATTGATTGTCAATGCCTTGCTTCCTTTCCATATTTGGAACGAGCATTTTATTAGCGATCGCCTCAAATGGAAACCACGCCAGCCGCTTTACATTCTGCTCTTACGAACTTACAAACTTTCCCAAGAGCAAGAAATTCCCTACCACTCTAAATATGGCGGTTGCAAGTCATGGATTGATTTAGATCAACCAATTCACTTCCAAGCAGCACAACCAGTTTTATCTAACTTTGCATACACCCAATTAGTAGAGACAATTCGCCAGATTGTCGGCGATAAGTTGTATGCTCCATCCTTCTAATAACCCAACTTGCTGCCTAGATCCCTGGCTTCTTGAAAAAGCCGGGGATCTAAATCTAGCTTAAGTAAGCGCCATCCTAACCTATTGTTTGATTGCGAACCCCAGTCAAAATAGTAGTGATTGTTACACACGATCGCAAAAAACGCGGATAACATTAGAAAAATCTCACCCAATAAAGAAGGTGAGGCAAAGCTGTTTATCTTTATGTCCCATTAGCAGCTGTCTTTCAGGCTATGAGTTGTTAAGCAATTATCCCGTAGTGGATAGAACTTAATTACATTTTGTCTAAAGTGTTAGACAAAAAATTACCCCCAAGGGTGATAAATTACTTGACAAAAGCTTGCTACTATGCATATTAACTAAGAAAAAGGAGTTTGCAATGCATCGACAAATGTGCTGGTTATCTAAGTTTGGTGGCGACGGAGAGAAAATTTTGCATTTGCAGACAGAACCCAATCAACCTTGGCGTCCCTACACAGCTTTTGGACATTTTTCAGTCCCAGATTATCAAATACCAGGCGGTTCCAAGGGGTGGGCAACTTATCAAAAACTTCTTAAAGCAGGGTGGACACTAGTTCCTAGCACACGGGCAAATGAGTTTGGTAACAGCAGCTACGCAGAGTCAACAATTCAAAATCAATAATCCCTCATTCCTCTCGTCTTCCCCACTCCCTCACAAACCTTTGGGGGAAACTTCACCGCGAGGATCAGCGGCCCCTTCTAGAGTTCCATCAGATGTAACAGCGATCGCGTTACCATTACCCCAAGGAGTAGTTTCTTTAATTTTATGCCCCCGACGGCGTAAGTCTTGGATAGTGAGAGCATCCAAACCCCAAGATTTCACCCGCAACTCATCTGGAAGCCATTGATGATGTATGCGTGGAACAGAAACAGCCGCACTAACATCCATGTTGTATTTCAGCACATTCAGGATTAGTTGCAAAACCTGGGTGATGATGGTGCTACCACAGGCGCACCTGCTGCCATGCGGAAATGACCGTTTTCTGTAACAATTGTGGGAGTCATGCTGGATAGGAGAGTTTTACGGGGTGCGATCGCATTAGCATCATTACCAAATAAAACCAATTCGCAATTCGCAATTCGCAATTCGCAATTAATTCAGCCACGCACAAGGGGTGGGGTTTTTACCTACCTTGAGAAACAAGGATTTTTTCGCCCACCACGTTCTTCATCGACAACAGTAAGATGGCTGGTTTCAGGAAATTCATACTAAGGACAAAGGGAGGCAGGGGAAAATGAGGCGAGACGAAGACATTTAGAATTTGGACTTGGGAATTCAAATCTATTGGCTTGACTTCGGTGGAGGGTCGAGCCATTTGCGTATTGAAGCGATTGATTGTGAGATTCGTCAAGCCCTGAAGTGATCCTGAGCAGTTAAAATTTAAAGAAATAGTTGATCCATATTGGTTGATCCCGGATTTCTCATCACCACACCTCTTAAAGCCTGTGCAAGTGCCGGGGAGAAGTAATACAGCAGTTTTCGATCAAACCCACCACAAAATGAATCCTAAAACAAATCCCAGTAGTGCTTTCAGTACTTTTATCTGTGGCACGTTTGATTGCAATTTGCTGTAAGTAAGAAGTTTTTACTCATTACTCATTACTCATTACTTCTCTTCTGCTCCATCAAACGCCTTGAGCTTGTGAGAAATGCGGGTGATGAATCCCGGTAAAAGCAAGGTTCTGGAATTCCCAGTTCCAAATTAGCGAACTACAGAAACAAATATCAGAACTTTCTCTGTATATTTGTGTAACTTCGCTTCAAAAAGCTAGCTGTTAGGCGTTTATAATTTGTGGTTTGATTTTAAGAGCCGATGGGGATAACCCAAAATCCACCATTCCAAAATCGCCCATGATTGAAATTGACGGTTCCTACGGAGAGGGAGGCGGACAAGTTCTTCGCACTTCCTTAAGTCTAGCCGCCATCACTGGCGAACCCATACGAATTTCAGGCATTCGCGCTGGACGTAAAAAGCCAGGATTAGCGGCACAACACTTAACCGCAGTTCGGGCTGCGGCGAGGATTTGTAATGCCCAACTGCAAGGTGATGCTTTGGGTTCAATGCTGCTGGAATTCATCCCAGGTAGTGCTGTGCAAGCTGGAATTTATACCTTTGATGTTAGTAAAGCACAAGTTGGTGGTTCTGCGGGTGCGATCGCTCTAGTTTTACAGACAATTCTCTTACCTTTGGCACTAGCATCTGGCAATTCCCAGATAACGCTAAAAGGTGGAACTCATGTAAACTTTAGCCCAACAGTGACGTACATTGAGCAAGTTTATCTACCGATATTGCAACGCATGGGTGTAGAGGCGCAAGTCAAGTTAGGTGCTTGGGGGTGGTTTCCCCAAGGTGGGGGAGAGGTTGAGTTACAGGTGCATGGCGGTGGTAAACTCAATGGAATCGACTTGTTGGAACGGGGAGATTTACAACAGGTGCGGGGGCTAGCAGTGGTGACAGAATTGCCTTCCCACATTCCCCAACGGATGGCGAATCGGGCGGAAAATTTGTTACGGGAAGCCCATTTGAAAGTTGCTATACACGCCTTGCGAGAAAGAGGTATAGCACCTGGGGCGGGTATTTTTTTAACTGCTGAGTATGAGAACAGCTTAACTGGCTTTGGTGGATTTGGGCGTTTGCGGTTGTCGGCGGAGACAGTTGCAGAAATTGCTTGTCAGCAACTGCTTGAGTTCCATCATACTGGCGCAGCAGTGGATGAACATTTAGCAGATCAGTTATTATTACCAGCTGCTTTAGCTTCGCAAGAAAGTTATTACCGGGTAGCTGAGGTGAGTAGACATTTGACGACGAATGCAGCCGTAATTGAACAATTTGGGTTGGCACAGATTAGGGTAAATGAAGCCGAAAAAATCGTATCGGTAAAGAGTTTGACTAGATGAAGTAGAAAAAGCTTTAAGAGATTGCCTTATGTAAGAGTCTTCAGTTTACCCACATCCCCTATGAAAATATTAACCGTTAATAAATCGCTGAAAAAATCTGTTGAGCAATTAAATTTAATTCTGGAAATAATACTCTCCCCCAGTACCCAATATCCAACAACAAACCACAGAATATCCTCAAGCAACAGTAATGAGTGCTTTAACCCTCTTTTGTCACTCTCGCCAAAGTATAATTAAGTGCGATCGCAAAAACTAAGACAGAGAGTATGGTTGAGCCTCGCCCACTCCCTTAACTCCCCCTCTTCTCTTGCCGTTCTTTGAGTTTCAGCATGATCTCTGCGTGCATCTCGCGGGTAATTGGGTAAAAATACGTTAAAACTAAGCCACAAAGCAAACAAACTGTAGGTATAGGCCCAACAGCAATGCGAATCGCAAACAGTGCAGATTCAGGTTGGATGGGTAGTGCGCTTCCGGCTACAGATTCTTTGAAACCGGATATTTGCAAAGTATTTCCCACCAAAAACAGCCCGAAAGCTAAACCAAATTTTTGTAACAAAACCATGAAGCCATAAAAAATGCCTTCTCTACGTTGTCCCGTTTGCAGTTCATCCAATTCAATCACATCTGGCATCATCGACCAGGGAATTAGATAAGCTGTGGAGACACCAATACCAGCCATGACAGCCATCACATACATCAAAACGATTTGACCAGGCTGTAAGAAAAATAGTCCGGCGGCGGCTATTATCCACAAACTCATTCCCAGAAAATAAACAACTTTTTTGCCGACTTTTTTACTCAACTCACCCCAGACAAATAGCATCAGCAGGGCAGTTGCTTGGACTGCAATTAGCACTGTGGGTACATCTGATTCTTTAAGAGCCATACAATTGACTACAAAATAGGGAATAATGCTGGCTGTAATCTGCACACCTAGCCAAGAAAAAAGATATATACCAATAACAAATAAAAAAGGTCGGTTGCTAAAGACAATTTTTAACTGTTCAAAGAAGGGCAGAGATTCAGGTTCCTCGGTTTGGATGCGTTTAGCCTCAAAAGCCAAGATGCGATCGCGGACTCCAAAAACGCACCAATATAATCCTAAAATGGAAATTACAGTACAAACTGCTGCTAAAAGTAGATATGCTTGTTGGCGATCGCTAATTTTGATAAAAATAATTAGCGCTAAAATCAATGACAGAATGCTGCCACCAATAGAAAATGTAAAGCGATAGCTGTTAAGGCTGGTGCGTTCGTCATAATCTTGAGTTAGTTCTGGAGTCATCGCCGTATAAGGCAAATTCACAACCGTGTAAAACGACTGAGATATAATCCCAATTGCTACGTAATACCAAAACAACGGCCAAATATTCTCACTCTGATTTGCACTAAATTGTGGTACAGTCCACTGCAAGAA encodes the following:
- a CDS encoding DUF1802 family protein, producing MLMELITTSHALKEWAVAVNALESGKTIMLLRKGGIHERNGHFQVAHKQVLLYPTYEHQQAFMLKSEYADSVYPVTSGWHPETVRIGSWAEITDILPVSDELIVNALLPFHIWNEHFISDRLKWKPRQPLYILLLRTYKLSQEQEIPYHSKYGGCKSWIDLDQPIHFQAAQPVLSNFAYTQLVETIRQIVGDKLYAPSF
- the rtcA gene encoding RNA 3'-terminal phosphate cyclase, which gives rise to MIEIDGSYGEGGGQVLRTSLSLAAITGEPIRISGIRAGRKKPGLAAQHLTAVRAAARICNAQLQGDALGSMLLEFIPGSAVQAGIYTFDVSKAQVGGSAGAIALVLQTILLPLALASGNSQITLKGGTHVNFSPTVTYIEQVYLPILQRMGVEAQVKLGAWGWFPQGGGEVELQVHGGGKLNGIDLLERGDLQQVRGLAVVTELPSHIPQRMANRAENLLREAHLKVAIHALRERGIAPGAGIFLTAEYENSLTGFGGFGRLRLSAETVAEIACQQLLEFHHTGAAVDEHLADQLLLPAALASQESYYRVAEVSRHLTTNAAVIEQFGLAQIRVNEAEKIVSVKSLTR
- a CDS encoding MFS transporter, producing the protein MNNSGADGDAQQDPLSKKLDLKTKLAYGAGDLGPAVTANISVFYLLIFFTNVAGIPAGLAGTILMIGKIWDGVNDPLVGFLTDKTKSRRWGRRLPWMFYGAIPFGIFFFLQWTVPQFSANQSENIWPLFWYYVAIGIISQSFYTVVNLPYTAMTPELTQDYDERTSLNSYRFTFSIGGSILSLILALIIFIKISDRQQAYLLLAAVCTVISILGLYWCVFGVRDRILAFEAKRIQTEEPESLPFFEQLKIVFSNRPFLFVIGIYLFSWLGVQITASIIPYFVVNCMALKESDVPTVLIAVQATALLMLFVWGELSKKVGKKVVYFLGMSLWIIAAAGLFFLQPGQIVLMYVMAVMAGIGVSTAYLIPWSMMPDVIELDELQTGQRREGIFYGFMVLLQKFGLAFGLFLVGNTLQISGFKESVAGSALPIQPESALFAIRIAVGPIPTVCLLCGLVLTYFYPITREMHAEIMLKLKERQEKRGS